The genome window CATGAACCAGGTCCGATGAATGGAATCTCGGCAGGACCGTCATCCTGAACTCATGAAAAATGGTCGACTCTTTCAAGATCCCTATCGAGTCTTTTATCCGGCCGATATCTACAAAAACGCCTGTGCAGTTGGAATAAGGTCCTGCGCGCAGTATTGTCTTTACATCCATAGCGACATAATCAACAAGGCCTTCCTCGATGATTCTCCCTAAGATCTCTGGCAGATATCCATTGGTATCGAGCTTGATGCTGAAACCCGATGCCTTGAGCGCCCGTAAAAACCGATCGAGCCCTTTGTTTGTAGTGGGCTCGCCGCCCGTAACACATATGGCCTCCACCCAAGGTTTAAGCCTCTCGAGCCTTGAAAGGACCGAATCGAATGACATAGACGGCATGTCACGATGATTCAGGACAAGCGCGCCGTTGTGACAAAATGGGCACCTAAAATTGCATCCGCCCAAGAACACAACCGCACAGAGCCTGCCTCTGGCCGAGGTTGTCGGCCAGTCCACGAAAGAGGCGTCGATAACGCCTTTTATCTCAACCTTTGGTTCCATTGAATGAAATCTCTCAAGGAAAGATGCAAAGACCGTCTTCGCAGAACCCGCCTCTGGTGTTCCCAGACCCCGCCGCGTCTCCGCCTCCCTGGCCGCTCAACAACCTTGCAGTCAGAACATCCCTGGCGCGACGTGATATATTGTTTATTATATCGCCAAGATCCAGGCATACTAAGCCATTGTCGTCGACAAGGATCGGGAGGGAGGCCCTAGCCTTCTCAATAAGGCCGAGCCACGCCAACTCGGCAAGACCTTCCGCATTGTCATCGGTAAGCACAACGTTTTCTATGCCAATGGCGCCAAGATTGAATACATCTTCTATCTCCCTGCATCTACCGCATCTGCGACTGGTGAAAAGTATCATACGTCCTCCTCTTACAACCTAACACCCAATGCCGGTGAGCCGTTGTTACCGACGTCAGGCGTACCTATGCAGCTTCTATAGCGATCCTTGAGCTCGCCTTTTTTGCCCTTATTCCATGCTGATACCCTTGTGAAATACCCAGTTATCCTAGTAATAAAGTCGACATTTTCAGATTTACAGAAGGTACACATCTTTTGAAGACCTCGCTCAACCCTGCCGCATATATTGCAGATCGTAAATTCAGGCGAAAACGCCACCTGATCATTGAGGGTATGATGAAATATCTTGGTCACAAACTCTGAAAGCGCCCCGGGATCGGGCCGATGGTCCCCAAGCCAGATATGCGTAAGTGAACCTGCCTCTATCAGCGGATGAAAAAGACCTTCGAGTCTCACCCTATCAAATGGATTCACATCGGCGCCCACATCGAACAGGGTTGAGTTCGTATAATATACCTCTCCAGTATCGATGTTCCCTCTTATCACATTCTTAGCCCGAATGGGAAAGGCGTCCAGATCAAGGCGGGCAAAACGATAAGCAGTGCTCTCTGCAGGGGTCTGCTCGAGCACAAAGCGCATCTCTTCGCGCCCTGAAAACCGTTTCGCCACAAGATTCATATGTGCTATCACCTTAAGACCGAACCTCATGGCCGCATCCGATTCATGAAGGGCCTCTCCCTTGTGCGCAAGAACCAGCTCATTCAATCCGGTCATGCCTATGAGATAAGTGGCGCGCCTCAATCTCAGATACGGCTCTCCATCAAGATCCATGTTCAAAAGCCCCAATGGACCCTTGTCTCCATAGGAAAGCAGTCTTTCGATGAAGGCCCTTTTCTCCTTGTGCGCCTGGACCGCAAGGCCTATGCGTTCGGTGAGGAGTTTGAAGAGACGCGCGTCGTCGCTTTCTGCTTCGAGGCCGAGCCGTCCGAGATTTATGGTTACGTTTTGAAGCGCACAGTAGCGCATGCGCCAAGGTTCCTTCGCATCTTCAAGGTCGGTCTTTTCAAGTTTAAAAGATAATCGGCAACACTCCGATATCTTGGCGGTCTCGCCCCTATCAAAGACAAAGTAAGTGTTTCCCTTGAGGCCCGCCACCTCACATATATGAGTCAGAAAATCGGCGAAACCTTCCGTCCTGAAAAACTTTTCTGTAATATGGACAAGCGGTTTTGGAAAGAAAAAGGGCCTCCCCTGTGCATCGCCTTTTTTATAGACATCGAATAGCGCCCAGGCGAACCGCCTCGCTTCAGGCCCATAATAACCATAGGTCTTTCCTGTATATTCCCCCCCTGGACCGATGGCCGGCACGGTCTCAAAATGCTTCGGTACCTCCCAATAGATGTTTATGTCGGAAAAGATCGCCTGCCCGCCCCTGGCTACGGCCTGTTGTGAATATTCAAATACGAGCATCTGGGCGAGCTGCTCTACCTCGCGGTCAGAAAGGCCTTCGATATAAGGGGCAAAGAAGAGATTCACTGCATCCCAGCCTATGGCGCCTGCAAAGTGACACTGAAGGGCGGCTGAAAACTTCACCATATGCGCAAGAAGAACCTCTGGATGTCTTGCAGGTGCGGCGTTTGCAAGGGAATTGGGAAGATTCAGACCGAATCTCTGGATATAGGCCAGAGACTGGCCGGAACAATAAGGCCTGTCGATAAAGCCAAGATCGTGGAGATGGATATCGCCTTTCAAGTGGGCCTCGGCTACAGGATCGCTGAATACGCGCAAAAGGGCGTATTCTTTTTTTATTCCCTCGGCCAAGGTGAGATTGGTAGCCTCTGGGCCATGGGGGATGTTCGCGTTTTCCTTGTTAGGAAGAAGAATGAGCCTTTCGACATCATAAAGCGGGAGTCCGAGGCGCATATGCATACGCCTCTGGTCCTCCAGCCCGTGTTCAAGGAGCCTTGCATTCACAAGCTCCCGGATAAGAGGCGCCGTAACGGTCTTTATCCTAGATGAACGGATGAACCCTTCGACTTCAAGGCTTATTCTTTCCGCCGTATCTCTGTCTATGAGCGTCTCTCGAATCAGCGCATCGACGATCCTCGACCTCTCCCAGCCCTTAAGTCTCTCATCGGAAGTCCTGACAAAGAGGGCCTTGTCTGTAGATTCATCTTCTTTTGCTGTTGCTGCAGGAGGAGCGGTCCGTTCTTTTGTAACCGGCCTGATAAGAGGCCTTTCTGTACCCAACGCCACCGATCTGGCAGTCGCCATGATATTTACCCCCTTTTATTTTCAAAATATTGTATTTAATATTTATTAAAACCACAATATATAGTATCTTGTCAAGATAATTTTTTATTCGAAGGTTTAACTACTTTTCACTATTATTTTTTGTTGATAAAATAATTTGAACGTAAAAATAGATAATTTTTAATCTTTTAAAAAAATAGGAAAGATCACATATGTGGCGGCCCAACGTCATCTCCTTCATTTTTACATATTGCCTCACCCTCTTTTTAATCTCTTTGCTAATCAAACCTGTTCAAGCATCGACCAATCCTGATACATCCCCTATCTCAGGACTCCTCCATTTATATATCCCAGCTAAGGTTGAATTCTGCGGAGAGACTGTACCGCTCAACAAGGAAGATGTATTGGAACGCCTTGATACCGAACTTGTAGTCATACTTGGACAACAGATCGACGCCGTGCTTTGGTTCAAACGAAGCCCGAGGTATTTTCCGATGATAGAGCGCATGACAAGGCGGATGGGCCTACCTGAAGACCTGAAATACGTAGCCCTAATAGAAAGCAATCTCAGGGCTGATGCAGTAAGCCCCGCAGGAGCGACCGGGCCGTGGCAGTTCATGGAAGCCACTGGTGAATCGTGCAACCTGAAAAAGACGGACTGCATAGACGAAAGACGTCATTGGGAGCTTGCTACACAGGCCGCGCTTACTCACCTTTCAGAACTCAAGGCATCCCTCGGTTCATGGTCCCTTGCATTGGCGGCTTACAACGCCGGCCCAAACAGGATATTAAAGGCTATGGAGGAGCAAGGCGAAAGGGATTTTTACGGCCTTAAACTGCCGAGAGAAACCGAACGTTATGTATTCCGCGCTATTGCAGCGAAACTTATCATGGAAAACCCGTCAGCCTATGGTATAGATACAAAGGGCATCCGCCTTTATGAACCGGAGTGCACGGACACAGCCTCCGTAACAATCCAGAAGGGCCCCATACCCGTCTCTGTCTTGGCACATGGAGCAGGTGTATCGTATAGATGGTTTTTGAAACTGAACCCATGGATAATCGGCAATGTTATACCAAGGGGTACTTATAATTTTACAGTGCCGAACGGTGCGGTCGAAGGCCTCAAGGAGGCCGTTTCAAGGTGGTTGCCGCCTGTAGTAGACAGCAGCCCTAAAGCCAAGGCAAAAAAACGAATTGAAAGGGCCAGGATAGAAAACAACAGGCCACGGCATGGACACAGTATCCATGCCGTGGC of Dissulfurimicrobium hydrothermale contains these proteins:
- a CDS encoding anaerobic ribonucleoside-triphosphate reductase activating protein; its protein translation is MEPKVEIKGVIDASFVDWPTTSARGRLCAVVFLGGCNFRCPFCHNGALVLNHRDMPSMSFDSVLSRLERLKPWVEAICVTGGEPTTNKGLDRFLRALKASGFSIKLDTNGYLPEILGRIIEEGLVDYVAMDVKTILRAGPYSNCTGVFVDIGRIKDSIGILKESTIFHEFRMTVLPRFHSSDLVHEWAADLYLGVGSVRKGFLRLQRFSPGDTLDPAFRNETPFTEEEFADLVSLISSQAPPPSDRGRSFSCVHSCG
- the nrdD gene encoding anaerobic ribonucleoside-triphosphate reductase — translated: MATARSVALGTERPLIRPVTKERTAPPAATAKEDESTDKALFVRTSDERLKGWERSRIVDALIRETLIDRDTAERISLEVEGFIRSSRIKTVTAPLIRELVNARLLEHGLEDQRRMHMRLGLPLYDVERLILLPNKENANIPHGPEATNLTLAEGIKKEYALLRVFSDPVAEAHLKGDIHLHDLGFIDRPYCSGQSLAYIQRFGLNLPNSLANAAPARHPEVLLAHMVKFSAALQCHFAGAIGWDAVNLFFAPYIEGLSDREVEQLAQMLVFEYSQQAVARGGQAIFSDINIYWEVPKHFETVPAIGPGGEYTGKTYGYYGPEARRFAWALFDVYKKGDAQGRPFFFPKPLVHITEKFFRTEGFADFLTHICEVAGLKGNTYFVFDRGETAKISECCRLSFKLEKTDLEDAKEPWRMRYCALQNVTINLGRLGLEAESDDARLFKLLTERIGLAVQAHKEKRAFIERLLSYGDKGPLGLLNMDLDGEPYLRLRRATYLIGMTGLNELVLAHKGEALHESDAAMRFGLKVIAHMNLVAKRFSGREEMRFVLEQTPAESTAYRFARLDLDAFPIRAKNVIRGNIDTGEVYYTNSTLFDVGADVNPFDRVRLEGLFHPLIEAGSLTHIWLGDHRPDPGALSEFVTKIFHHTLNDQVAFSPEFTICNICGRVERGLQKMCTFCKSENVDFITRITGYFTRVSAWNKGKKGELKDRYRSCIGTPDVGNNGSPALGVRL
- a CDS encoding lytic transglycosylase domain-containing protein, which produces MWRPNVISFIFTYCLTLFLISLLIKPVQASTNPDTSPISGLLHLYIPAKVEFCGETVPLNKEDVLERLDTELVVILGQQIDAVLWFKRSPRYFPMIERMTRRMGLPEDLKYVALIESNLRADAVSPAGATGPWQFMEATGESCNLKKTDCIDERRHWELATQAALTHLSELKASLGSWSLALAAYNAGPNRILKAMEEQGERDFYGLKLPRETERYVFRAIAAKLIMENPSAYGIDTKGIRLYEPECTDTASVTIQKGPIPVSVLAHGAGVSYRWFLKLNPWIIGNVIPRGTYNFTVPNGAVEGLKEAVSRWLPPVVDSSPKAKAKKRIERARIENNRPRHGHSIHAVATHKVKKGDTLSSIAREYKITVNELCRWNGISNKKPLRPGQRLSIHRGG